The Gemmatimonadota bacterium sequence GCTCGCACTCACCTCAGAATCGCCGATAGATGTAATCCGAGAACGACTCTCAAAAGTCTTTGGCATCGCCAACTTTTCCGAAGCAGTCGTGGCCAAACGCAATATCGAAGCCATTCGAGAAACTACCTGGGCACTTGCACAAAAAGCCGACTTTCAATCCTTCAAAATTGTCACCAGACGCGGCGACAAAACCTTTCCGCTCAATTCGGATCAAATCAACCGGGATGTGGGCAAACATATTCAAACCCTGTCCGGTGCCCGCGTCCTGATGGATAACCCAGACCTCACCTGCTTTATTGAAATTGCCCCACAACGCATATTTATCTACGCTGAAAAAATTCCGGCACCAGGGGGTTTGCCCGTCGGTTCCAATGAAAGCGCTGTAAGCCTCATCTCCTCGGGCATTGACTCACCCGTGGCTTCTTACAAAATTATGAAACGCGGTGTCAAACTGACTTATGTGCATTTTCACAGTCAGCCCTATACCAATCGCAATTCCCAGCGCAACACCGAAGACCTCGTGCGACTCCTCACCCGGCATCAATACGTGTCGGACCTGTACCTGGTGCCATTTGTCGAAATTCAACGCCACATCATGATGCGAGCACCTGCGAGCTATCGCGTCATTCTCTACCGCCGCGCCATGCTGCGCATTGCAGAAGTCGTTGCCCAAAAAGTCGATGCCCTCGCACTTGTCACTGGCGAAAACGTCGGGCAGGTCGCCTCGCAAACCCTGTCGAACATGCGCGTCATCGAAGAAGTGACCCCGCTACCCATCTTGCGTCCATTAGCCGGTGACAACAAAGAAGAAATCATCAATGAAGCACGGCGCATTGGCACATATCAAATCTCCATCGAACCCTATGAAGATTGTTGTTCTGTCTTTGTACCCAAACACCCCGAAACGCGCGCCAATTTGGAAAAAGTCCGCGAAATCGAATCCACGCTCAACCTCGCCCCCCTCATCGAACAAACCCTTGAACAAACCGAACGCAA is a genomic window containing:
- the thiI gene encoding tRNA 4-thiouridine(8) synthase ThiI, with product MMTNDRFILIHYHEIGLKGKNRGKFERRLMTNINRALKDVPCGKLERLSGRMMLALTSESPIDVIRERLSKVFGIANFSEAVVAKRNIEAIRETTWALAQKADFQSFKIVTRRGDKTFPLNSDQINRDVGKHIQTLSGARVLMDNPDLTCFIEIAPQRIFIYAEKIPAPGGLPVGSNESAVSLISSGIDSPVASYKIMKRGVKLTYVHFHSQPYTNRNSQRNTEDLVRLLTRHQYVSDLYLVPFVEIQRHIMMRAPASYRVILYRRAMLRIAEVVAQKVDALALVTGENVGQVASQTLSNMRVIEEVTPLPILRPLAGDNKEEIINEARRIGTYQISIEPYEDCCSVFVPKHPETRANLEKVREIESTLNLAPLIEQTLEQTERKTFKF